Genomic DNA from Bosea sp. (in: a-proteobacteria):
CTGCCATGAAAACCGCCGGCCGCTGGCTTCTCATCGGGGCCTCGATGCCTGCCGCAGCATTGGCTCAGCCCTCGCCGTTCACCCAGGCGGCGAGCAGCGTGTTGGCGATCGCGATCCGAACCGGGGCGGTGAAGCCTTCCGGGTGACGGCCCTCCAGCATCAGCACCACCTCGTCGCGCCCGAACCAGCGCCCGCTTTCCAGTTCGGTATGGTCGAGCGTGATGTCGGCCGTGAGGCTTTCGGCGATGCAGCCGATCATCAGCGAGGAGGGGAAGGGCCATGGCTGGGAGGCGAGATAACGCACCGGCCCGGCAACCAGCCCCGTCTCCTCCAGCGTCTCGCGGCGCACCGCATCCTCGATGGTTTCGCCCGGCTCCACGAAGCCCGCGATGCACGAATGCATGCCGGGCGGAAAACGTGACTGCCGCGCCAGAAGGCATTGCGGTCCCAGCGTGGGGTCGGTCCGCACCACGAGCATGATGGTGACCGGATCGGTGCGGGGAAAATGCTGCGCCCCGCAGGCGGCGCATTCGCGCTTCCAGCCCCCTGAGGCTGCGCCAGTGGTCGCGCCGCAATTGGCGCAGAACATGTGCCGCGCATGCCAGTCGGTCATCGCCTTCGCCTCGCCGATCGCGCCCAGTTCGGCGGGTGGGACCAGTCCCTGGATCGCCAGCGAGCGCAGGTCCAGCGTGAGCAGGTCGGCCCGCTCCCTGAGCGCATCGACGCGATCGGCATCGATGCGGACGCCGAAACGTCCCTGCCCGTGTTCCCTTCCGAGGAACACGACATGCCGGGGCTCTCCCAGACTGGCCAAGGCCGCCGCGTCATGCCACACGCCGAAGCATGCGCCGTCGCGGCGCAGCACCGGCCTGTCGCCAGCCACCACCGCGAACCGGGCTTCCGGCGCCGCCAACAGGGCCGCCCGCGTCGGCTCGTCGTCACGCAGTTCCGCCGCCCTGTCGAAGAGGTTGGCCGCAAAGCCCGTGCGGGCCGACATTTCCGCCCGTGCGGGCACGATGAGCATGTCGTTCACGCCAAAACCCTCAGCCAAGGAAGGCGGCGTTGAGCCGCCGGATCAGATCGCGGGCGGCTTCGTCGCCATAAGCCTCCGGAAGGCCTTGCCCCCACACAGGCCTGGGCCAGGCTGCATCCGAGCGGCGTCTGGCGATGACGTGGACATGAAGTTGGGACACCATGTTGCCCAGGGCTGCGATGTTGAGCTTGTCGCAGGCCACCGTGCGGCGCAGCGCCGCTGCGGCGCGGTCGATTTCGGCGCTCAGCTGCCGCCTGTCATCGGGCTCGAGGTCGAGCATCTCGCTGACCCCGGCCCGTTTCGGCACCAGCACCAGCCATGAAAAGCGGGCGTCGTTGATGAGCAGCACCCGGCACAGGGGCCAGTCCGCGACGTGAAGGGTGTCGGCTTGCAGGCGGGGATCGAGCGTGAAGTCAGACTGGGTCATTCTCCCTGTTTACGCCGCGCGCCGGGCCGCGTCGACCCGCCCCGGCGCGGGCAGGGCAACGAGTCCAGGTTAACGCGGTGAGGCATGGATGATCTGGGCGAGGGTGTTTGTGTTCCATCCAGCGGCTTTTCGGGCTGTTTTGATGGAGCGGTTTCCCTTTCCTGCGCGGACGAGGTTGAAGGCGAGCCTTCGCACGAGGGCCATGTTCTGCGCTCCATGACCGCGCCTGAGGCGTGATTGATCCTCCTTGAAGACGACATCGAGCACCCAGTGGAGGCTTTCGATGCCCCAATGGCTGCGAATGGCGGTTGCAGCGCGTTCGGGTGTGAGAAGGGCGGAGGAGATGAAGAACCGCGTCTCCCGGGAGGTCTTGCCCTGCCGTTCGACTTGTGTGGTGGCTCGCACGATGCTTCTGAGACGGTGGAAGCGATGCTCGCCGGGATGGCGTCGCCCGCCTTCCAGCCAGCCGATCTCATGGCTGACCGTGGTGGTACGGGTCTCGATGCGTCCATGATCCTTGTCGACGCTGATGCTGGTGGCGAGCCCTGTCGTGGCCGGATCGTCGAAATAGGCCGCGACCTCGTCGTGCAGGGTCGGCTGGTTGCGCTTGAGGGCCAGAAGATAGTCGCCTTCCTTGTCCGTGATCGCCTTGGCCATGGACGGGTTGGTGGCGATGGCGTCGATGGTGACGAGCGCGCCCTTGAGCGTCAGCCGCTCCAGGATTGCCAGCATGGCGGCGCATTCGTTGTCCTTGGCGTCCACGGCCTCCTGCGCCAGCACGAGGCGCTGGGTCGAGGCCCAGGCGCTGACCAGATGGATGGGGGGCAGACTGCGGCCAGCCTCGCCGCTGCGGCGCGCTGTCTTGCCGTCCAGCGCGATCAGGTCCGCCGCGTCCGGTCGCAGCTGCGTCGCCCAGGCCGTGAAGCAGGCCGCAAACAGCGCCGGATCGATCCGGTTCAGCACCACCCGCAGCCAATCCTCCTTGGGAGTGCCGAAGAAATACTCGGCATGCTCGCGCAGGAAAGGCAGATGCGCATCGCCCCAATCGGCGATCTCGTCATAGTCGTCGCAACCCGCGACAGACGCGCAGGTCACCAGAAAAAGCACTTCCGCAAGCGGATACTTGACCTTGCAGCTCTCGCGCGGGTCCCCGACGCGTCCGAAGTGATCCAGCAGAAGGCGCAACCGGTCCTTGACGAAAATCTGATCCATCGTTCGGGCTCCTGATCCGAGCCCGTTGAATCAGAAGCCATACTCCAAAGCTATCCCGTGCGCTCCGCCGTTAACCTGACAAAGTTGCCGTGCCGGCGCGGGCAGGGCCGTTGACAGTCTCGTGCCGAAAGGTCACTTTGATGTTTATCTTGACCTGAACCGATGCGCGTCTCGCGCGGCGGAACGGCTCCGGCTCATACGGCTGGAGCCATTTTGTTTGGAGTTGAGCCATGACCGCGAACCGGTCGACCCATATCCGCCTCACATCGCATCCCGAACCGGGCACC
This window encodes:
- the nudC gene encoding NAD(+) diphosphatase codes for the protein MSARTGFAANLFDRAAELRDDEPTRAALLAAPEARFAVVAGDRPVLRRDGACFGVWHDAAALASLGEPRHVVFLGREHGQGRFGVRIDADRVDALRERADLLTLDLRSLAIQGLVPPAELGAIGEAKAMTDWHARHMFCANCGATTGAASGGWKRECAACGAQHFPRTDPVTIMLVVRTDPTLGPQCLLARQSRFPPGMHSCIAGFVEPGETIEDAVRRETLEETGLVAGPVRYLASQPWPFPSSLMIGCIAESLTADITLDHTELESGRWFGRDEVVLMLEGRHPEGFTAPVRIAIANTLLAAWVNGEG
- a CDS encoding HIT domain-containing protein — translated: MTQSDFTLDPRLQADTLHVADWPLCRVLLINDARFSWLVLVPKRAGVSEMLDLEPDDRRQLSAEIDRAAAALRRTVACDKLNIAALGNMVSQLHVHVIARRRSDAAWPRPVWGQGLPEAYGDEAARDLIRRLNAAFLG
- a CDS encoding ISAs1 family transposase; its protein translation is MDQIFVKDRLRLLLDHFGRVGDPRESCKVKYPLAEVLFLVTCASVAGCDDYDEIADWGDAHLPFLREHAEYFFGTPKEDWLRVVLNRIDPALFAACFTAWATQLRPDAADLIALDGKTARRSGEAGRSLPPIHLVSAWASTQRLVLAQEAVDAKDNECAAMLAILERLTLKGALVTIDAIATNPSMAKAITDKEGDYLLALKRNQPTLHDEVAAYFDDPATTGLATSISVDKDHGRIETRTTTVSHEIGWLEGGRRHPGEHRFHRLRSIVRATTQVERQGKTSRETRFFISSALLTPERAATAIRSHWGIESLHWVLDVVFKEDQSRLRRGHGAQNMALVRRLAFNLVRAGKGNRSIKTARKAAGWNTNTLAQIIHASPR